The Primulina huaijiensis isolate GDHJ02 chromosome 18, ASM1229523v2, whole genome shotgun sequence DNA window tcgaggtcgtttcagttggtatcagagccaaggatcCCCAAAGGGTAGTGTACTGTCACTTCGAGAACTccaagaagtcacgcctcaaatatgtgagttttactgctttatattttatacgctaaaattcttttaaatgattatataatatatgatataaatgaTAGTTGCATgctacatgaaaaaaaaaattttaaatgcatgttggttacgtggttggACGACGTGtacagagatgcctcctagaAGGATTTTGCGTAGGATTGATGAGATTAGACAGGAGGGGACTGACGAGGTTAGACAGGAGGGGAATATTCCACGGCCTCCACCTGTTCAGGATGCTAGTGCCCGTGTACTAGCCGGTATGGCCCGTTTCTTTGAGCAACATGTAGGAGATGGAGCAAGGGTTAGACCAGAGGCAGTTTATGAGAGATTTAGGAGGATGCACTCCGACGAGTTTcatggcactactgatccattcgttgctgagggatggattcgatCTTTAGAGGTGATTTTTCGCTAGATGGACATGGCGGACGCTGACCGAGTTCGCTGTACCAGTTATCTGTTGAAGGGCgacgcttccttatggtgggatGGAGCGGAGCGAGGAGTGAACATGGCGACTTTGACTTGGGAGGAGTTCAAGAGGgtattctatgacaagtacttcacaTACGATGTTCGTTCTAGGCTTAAGAGGGATTTTATGAGTCTCCGCCAGGGAGATTGGTCGGTTGCCGAatttgtgcagaagtttgataggggatgtcactttgtgcccttaatTGCCAATGATGCGGCGGAGAAATTACGACACTTTCTAAATGGTTTGAGGCCAACTATCCGACGTGATGTGATGCTTGGCGATCCTACTGATTATACTACTGCCGTGTCCAGAGCC harbors:
- the LOC140963934 gene encoding uncharacterized protein, with amino-acid sequence MDMADADRVRCTSYLLKGDASLWWDGAERGVNMATLTWEEFKRVFYDKYFTYDVRSRLKRDFMSLRQGDWSVAEFVQKFDRGCHFVPLIANDAAEKLRHFLNGLRPTIRRDVMLGDPTDYTTAVSRAFRAEQSLKDIDWEMQRKRNRAQQANQSNKKPHTGSPKQPEPPKPQGQPPRGNVPKADDKPLCKECNRPHSGKCLWGTYKCFKCGDLGHKAKDCPTFKQPTTGRVYVMQAAEDETEPALH